CTATGAAGAAGTGACCGACCTTGGCGGCGCACTGAAGAAAGTGCTGGCTTCCCCGACGGTGGCAAGCAAAGCGTGGATTTATAATCAGTATGACTACATGGTTCGCACCAGCACGGCGGTTCGCCCCGGCTCGGACGCTGCGGTCGTGACGATTAACGGCACGCGCAAAGGCCTTGCGATGACGACGGACTGCAACGGCCGCTACGTATACCTCGACCCTGAAGTCGGCGGCAAAATCGCGGTCGGCGAAGCGGCGCGGAACATCGTCTGCTCCGGCGCGCAGCCGCTGGCGATTACGGATAACCTGAACTTCGGCAGCCCGGAGAAGCCGGATATTTTCTGGCAGATGGAGCGCGCCGTTGACGGCATGGCGGAAGCCTGCCGCGTGCTGGACACGCCGGTTATCGGCGGCAACGTCAGCCTTTACAACGAGAACGCAACGGGTGCCATCTATCCGACTCCGGTAGTCGGCATGGTGGGACTGGTAGAAGATACGGATCATATTACGACTCAAGCCTTCAAGAGCGAAGGCGACGCTATTCTGCTGCTAGGCGAAACGCTCGTGGAGCTTGGCGGCAGCGAGCTCCAGTATGCCGTGCACGGCGTAACGGAAGGCCGTCCGCCGCAGCTTGATCTTGCGGTAGAGCGCAAGCTGCTTGACGCCGTGCTTGGCGCCATCCGCAGCGGCCTTGTCCGCTCGGCGCATGACCTCTCCGAAGGCGGTCTGGCGGTTGCGCTGGCCGAGAGCTGCATCAGCGGCCGGATCGGCGCTAACGTTGAACTGGCTTCGAACGGCCTGCGCCGCGATGTGGCGCTGTTCAGCGAGAGCCAGTCGCGCATTCTGCTTACCGCTTCGAGCGACAAGGCTGAGGAACTGCGTGCGTATATCGCCGCTGCGGGCGTGCCGGTTCAGGTTATCGGCAGCGTAGGCGGCGACCGTCTGCGCGTAAATCTTGACGGTTCTTCCGCCCTGGACGAACCGGTGGCGGAGTTTACAACCATTTGGGAGGATGCTATTCCATGTCTTATGAAATAAAGACCGGGAACAAGCAGGCGGAACCCCTCCTGTGGACCGGCGACTTTTACAACGAAGGAACGGGCTCGGGAGATATATTTGATACATTGAAAGAAGAATGCGGCGTTTTCGGGGTCTTCGGACACCCGGAAGCCGCTTCCATGTCTTATTACGGCCTTCACGCGCTTCAGCACCGCGGTGAGGAAAGCGCGGGGATCTGCGTGGCGAACGGCCGGGATTTCAATTACCACCGCGGTATGGGACTGGTAAAAGAAGTGTTCGACAAAGATAAAATCCAGTCACTGGTCGGCGACATGTCCATCGGGCATGTTCGTTATTCCACCAGCGGCGACAGCCGGCTGACAAACGCGCAGCCGCTCATCTTTAAATACCGCGATGGCGATCTGGCGATTGCCACGAACGGCAACATCGTGAACGAGCCGCTGATCCGGCGTAAGCTTGAGAGCAGCGGCTCGATCTTCCAGACGACAAGCGATACCGAGGTGCTGGCGCATCTGATCGCGCGTTCGCTGAAGGATTTTGTGGAAGCGGCCAAAGAGGCCCTTCAGCAGCTCGTCGGCGGCTTCGCTTTTCTGCTGATGACCAACGACAAGCTGCTGGTTGCTTCCGACCCGAACGGCCTGCGGCCGCTCGTGATGGGGCGCGTTGGGGAAGCGTATATTTTCGCTTCCGAATCCTGCGCGCTGGAGACGATCGGCGCGGAGCTTGTCCGTGATATTCAGCCGGGCGAACTGCTTATTCTGGACGAGAGTGGCTTGACCGAGGACCGGTTCGCCGAGCCGCAGCGCAAAGCGCTGTGCGCGATGGAGTATATTTATTTCGCACGGCCCGACAGCGATATGAACGGAGCGAACCTGCATGCCGCCCGCAAGCGGATGGGCAGCCGGCTCGCGCTTGAAGGCTTTGTCGACGCCGACATCGTGACGGGCGTACCGGATTCCAGCATCTCCGCCGCCATTGGCTACGCGGAGCAGACCGGCATTCCTTACGAGCTTGGGCTGATCAAGAACAAATATACTGGCCGGACGTTCATCCAACCGAGCCAGGAGCTGCGCGAGCAGGGTGTCAAAATGAAGCTCAGCGCCGTCCGCCGCGTCGTGGAAGGCCAGCGCGTCGTCATGATCGACGACTCCATCGTTCGGGGCACGACCTCGCGCCGGATTGTGAATCTGCTGCGCGAAGCGGGAGCGACCGAGGTGCATGTGCGCATCACATCGCCGCCTTTCAAGAACCCTTGTTTCTATGGCATTGATACACCGGATAGACGCGAGCTGATCGCTTCTCATCAGTCGGTTGAAGAAATTCGCCGCGAGATCAACGCGGATTCGCTGGCGTTCCTATCGCCAACCGGACTAATTCAGTCCATCGGCGGTCTGAGCAGCGGAGATTACAAAGGCGGGCTGTGCCTGTCCTGTTTCGATAACGATTATCCAACGCAGGTTGACTTCGGCGGGGCGGAGAAGGAAGGGTGCGGCTGCTAAGGTGGGTCCATCCCCCTAAATCCCCCTTGCCAAGGGGGACCCCGGAGGGCCAGCCCTCCGGCCACCCGAAAGCTCGGCGTAACGGAGTTTGGTTTGAACTTGCTATGCGGGGATTGGCGCGGGCAGCCGCTTGTCGTCCCTTCCGCTTGCGCGGACGGCGGGACCCGCTTAACGGCGCTGCGGCTCCCGGCATCCGGCTTACAGCCGCCGCCGGGCGCAGGCGCACCGCTACTTCGCTTAGCGGTGCATAAGGGCTCGTCCAGCCCCAGCCTGTTCGCTGCGCGAATGCGCTGGCTTGACTCGCTGGGGCACGCGGGTCCACCGCCGCTTCGCATGGCGGTCCCTAAGGGCTCACCCAGCCCGTGCTGTCGCTTCGCGAAATCGCGGCTGGACTCGCCCCGGGCACGGGCGCCGGTTACATCGGCGCCCGGCCTATCCCGCTCCCCCTCGATTCCGGGAAGGCGTCATGAAGGGGAAGATTGGAACTGGAGAAGCGTAGCGTTCGCCCGAAAGCTTTCCGTAGGAAAGTTCGCATCGAAAGCATACGCTATGCTCGGATTTCAACCGCCAAGCGGTCCAATCAGGAATCCGAGCATAACAGCGATCGGAAGTCCAAGCTGTCCACGAAATGACGACTTAACCGGAATCTTTTGCTTAACTACATGAAATGAGGTGTCCAAGTGTCGGAAGCTTACAAAAACGCCGGTGTGGATATTGCGGCGGGCAATGAAGCAGTAGAACGAATGAAGAAGCATGTGAAGCGCACATTTCGCCCCGAGGTCATGACGGAGCTCGGCGGATTCGGTGCGCTGTTTGGCTTAAATAAAGATAAGTACGAGGAGCCCGTGCTGGTATCGGGAACGGACGGAGTCGGCACGAAGCTGAAAATCGCCTTCGCTGCGGACCGTCACGATACGATCGGCATCGACGCGGTCGCCATGTGCGTGAAC
This region of Paenibacillus sp. URB8-2 genomic DNA includes:
- the purF gene encoding amidophosphoribosyltransferase, translating into MSYEIKTGNKQAEPLLWTGDFYNEGTGSGDIFDTLKEECGVFGVFGHPEAASMSYYGLHALQHRGEESAGICVANGRDFNYHRGMGLVKEVFDKDKIQSLVGDMSIGHVRYSTSGDSRLTNAQPLIFKYRDGDLAIATNGNIVNEPLIRRKLESSGSIFQTTSDTEVLAHLIARSLKDFVEAAKEALQQLVGGFAFLLMTNDKLLVASDPNGLRPLVMGRVGEAYIFASESCALETIGAELVRDIQPGELLILDESGLTEDRFAEPQRKALCAMEYIYFARPDSDMNGANLHAARKRMGSRLALEGFVDADIVTGVPDSSISAAIGYAEQTGIPYELGLIKNKYTGRTFIQPSQELREQGVKMKLSAVRRVVEGQRVVMIDDSIVRGTTSRRIVNLLREAGATEVHVRITSPPFKNPCFYGIDTPDRRELIASHQSVEEIRREINADSLAFLSPTGLIQSIGGLSSGDYKGGLCLSCFDNDYPTQVDFGGAEKEGCGC